From Mya arenaria isolate MELC-2E11 chromosome 12, ASM2691426v1, the proteins below share one genomic window:
- the LOC128211054 gene encoding uncharacterized protein LOC128211054, whose protein sequence is MDYLGISLENISLEDVIDEETNTLGISLEEMETSLNAQDLSKHIFEFDDEFIFSLKESDEPLAVVSPEEPTQPLYTSTPKKPIHTSKTGKGRPVRRLLKLKKTGEVQRLQPCRR, encoded by the exons ATGGATTATCTCGGAATATCtttagaaaacatttctttggaagATGTCATTGATGAAGAAACCAACACATTAGGAATATCCCTTGAGGAAATGGAAACCTCTTTAAATGCTCAG GATTTGTCAAAGCATATCTTTGAGTTTGATGATGAATTTATCTTCAGCCTAAag GAGTCCGATGAACCATTGGCTGTTGTTAGTCCAGAGGAACCCACACAGCCACTTTATACATCAACACCAAAGAAacccatacat acaagtaAAACAGGAAAAGGCAGACCAGTTCGGAGGTTATTAAAGCTTAAGAAAACAGGGGAAGTGCAACGTCTACAGCCATGTAGGAGATGA